A window of Selenomonas ruminantium subsp. lactilytica TAM6421 contains these coding sequences:
- the sdhB gene encoding succinate dehydrogenase iron-sulfur subunit, whose amino-acid sequence MAEQKKVRFIIERQDGPDTAPYTQEFDVDYRPGLNVVAALMEIQKNPVTVDGKKVAPVVWECNCLEKVCGACMMVINGKARQACCSLIDNLEQPIRLQPARTFPVIRDLLIDRSVMFESLKRIQGWVEVDGSWEVKDAPIQNPYTAQTAYEISHCMTCGCCMEACPNVGPQSDFIGPSPTVQAYLFNLHPLGKFDAPKRLNALMEKGGITSCGNSQNCVQACPKNIKLTTYLAQLNRDVNKQALKNIFNH is encoded by the coding sequence ATGGCAGAACAGAAAAAAGTCAGATTCATAATCGAGCGTCAGGATGGCCCGGATACGGCCCCCTACACGCAGGAATTCGACGTAGATTACCGTCCGGGCCTCAACGTTGTTGCCGCCCTGATGGAAATCCAGAAGAACCCGGTCACCGTTGACGGCAAGAAAGTTGCTCCTGTTGTTTGGGAATGCAACTGCCTGGAAAAAGTCTGCGGTGCCTGCATGATGGTTATCAATGGTAAGGCTCGTCAGGCTTGCTGCTCCCTGATTGACAATCTGGAACAGCCCATCCGCCTGCAGCCGGCCCGTACGTTCCCGGTTATCCGCGACCTGCTCATCGACCGCTCCGTGATGTTTGAAAGCCTCAAACGCATTCAGGGCTGGGTGGAAGTGGATGGCTCCTGGGAAGTCAAGGATGCCCCGATCCAGAACCCGTACACCGCACAGACGGCTTACGAGATTTCTCACTGCATGACCTGCGGTTGCTGCATGGAAGCATGCCCCAACGTTGGTCCGCAGTCCGACTTCATCGGCCCGTCCCCGACGGTACAGGCATATCTCTTCAATCTCCATCCGCTGGGAAAATTCGACGCTCCGAAGCGCCTGAATGCCCTGATGGAAAAAGGCGGCATCACCAGCTGCGGCAACAGCCAGAACTGCGTACAGGCCTGCCCGAAGAACATCAAGCTGACGACTTACCTCGCACAGCTCAACCGCGATGTCAACAAACAGGCTCTGAAGAATATCTTCAACCACTAA
- a CDS encoding Fe-S-containing hydro-lyase — protein MAEQIRIQTPFTEEMSRKLKAGDAVLISGEIIAARDAAHKAMTEALARGEKLPVDWQNQMVYYLGPTPAKPGDPIGSCGPTTSGRMDAYTPTMLEQGIKGMIGKGSRSKEVVESMKKNGVTYFAAVGGAAALIAKSVKKYEVLAYPELGPEAVARLTVEDFPAIVVIDCEGNNLYETNQAKYRTLKGY, from the coding sequence ATGGCTGAACAGATTCGGATTCAGACTCCGTTTACGGAGGAAATGAGCCGCAAGCTTAAAGCAGGCGATGCGGTACTTATCTCTGGCGAGATCATCGCCGCTCGTGACGCTGCCCACAAGGCCATGACGGAAGCTCTGGCTCGGGGCGAGAAACTGCCGGTAGATTGGCAGAATCAGATGGTCTATTATCTGGGGCCGACGCCGGCTAAACCGGGTGATCCCATTGGTTCCTGCGGCCCGACCACATCCGGTCGTATGGATGCCTACACTCCGACCATGCTGGAACAGGGCATCAAGGGCATGATCGGCAAGGGGTCCCGCTCCAAAGAAGTGGTGGAATCCATGAAGAAGAACGGTGTGACCTACTTCGCTGCCGTTGGCGGCGCCGCAGCCCTCATCGCTAAATCCGTCAAGAAGTATGAAGTCCTGGCTTATCCGGAATTAGGTCCGGAAGCAGTGGCCCGCCTTACGGTGGAGGACTTCCCGGCTATCGTGGTCATCGACTGCGAAGGCAACAACCTTTACGAGACGAATCAGGCTAAGTATCGTACGCTGAAAGGCTACTGA
- a CDS encoding flotillin family protein gives MLIFLVYLIPVAIFVVVIMAIALTCWVKAPPDVAFILSGWRAKPRMLVGQGGVKIPLLERVDRLFLGQMTVDIRTQQSVPTNDFINVKVDAVAKVSVDDSEEARLLASKNFLNLTPELIADQLRDSLEGNMREIVGTLSLKEISTNRDSFSEQVKAAAAQDMERLGIKVISCNIQNITDETGLITDLGADNTARIRKDASIAKALADRDVSVKQAEAMKEANDAKVKAELEIAQRQNELAIRKAELKRESDIKQAEADAAYAIQEQEQRKAIETATVDAEIAKANREEALRKQQVAVREQELAAEVQKKADADKYNISKQAEAELAKRQRESEAKLYEQQRDAEAQKAQAEAKKYAMEQEAAGITAKAQAEAEAIRLKGEAEAAAMDKKAEALKKYGKAAMAQMAIEILPKVAAEVAKPLGTIDKVTIFGGGNGSGMSTMSDNVPLVMAKTIQTIKEATGVDIAEIMRAESYDAKVTKNVNVSGMAEEEARDAVAAAAVAGVTAKA, from the coding sequence ATGTTGATTTTTTTGGTTTATCTTATTCCTGTTGCAATTTTTGTCGTCGTCATCATGGCGATTGCGCTGACCTGCTGGGTGAAGGCACCGCCTGATGTGGCCTTCATTCTCTCCGGCTGGCGGGCCAAGCCCCGGATGCTGGTGGGACAGGGCGGTGTGAAGATCCCGCTGTTGGAACGTGTAGACCGCCTGTTCCTGGGGCAGATGACGGTGGATATCCGCACCCAGCAGAGTGTGCCCACCAATGACTTCATCAACGTGAAGGTGGACGCTGTAGCGAAGGTTTCCGTGGATGATTCTGAGGAAGCCCGTCTGCTGGCCTCCAAGAACTTCCTGAACCTGACGCCGGAACTCATTGCTGACCAGCTTCGGGATTCCCTGGAAGGTAACATGCGTGAGATTGTAGGCACCCTGTCCCTGAAGGAAATCAGCACGAATCGCGATTCTTTTTCCGAACAGGTCAAGGCGGCCGCTGCACAGGACATGGAACGTCTGGGCATCAAGGTGATTTCCTGCAATATCCAGAATATCACCGATGAGACAGGCTTGATCACGGATCTGGGTGCTGACAACACCGCCCGCATCCGCAAGGATGCCTCCATTGCCAAGGCACTGGCTGACCGCGATGTGTCGGTGAAGCAGGCTGAGGCCATGAAGGAAGCCAATGATGCCAAGGTCAAGGCGGAATTGGAAATCGCCCAGCGGCAGAATGAACTGGCCATCCGCAAGGCGGAACTCAAGCGGGAATCAGATATCAAGCAGGCAGAAGCCGATGCGGCTTATGCCATTCAGGAACAGGAACAGCGCAAGGCCATCGAGACGGCTACGGTGGATGCGGAAATCGCCAAGGCCAACCGCGAAGAAGCCCTGCGCAAGCAGCAGGTAGCTGTCCGCGAACAGGAACTGGCAGCTGAAGTCCAGAAGAAGGCCGATGCGGATAAGTACAATATCAGCAAGCAGGCAGAGGCAGAACTGGCTAAGCGTCAGCGCGAATCCGAAGCAAAGCTCTATGAACAGCAGCGGGATGCTGAAGCCCAGAAGGCTCAGGCTGAAGCCAAAAAATATGCCATGGAGCAGGAAGCTGCCGGTATCACGGCCAAGGCCCAGGCAGAAGCAGAAGCCATCCGCCTGAAAGGTGAGGCCGAGGCTGCCGCCATGGACAAGAAGGCAGAAGCCTTGAAGAAATACGGCAAGGCTGCTATGGCCCAGATGGCTATCGAGATCCTGCCGAAGGTAGCTGCCGAAGTGGCCAAGCCCCTGGGAACCATTGATAAGGTCACGATTTTCGGCGGTGGCAATGGCAGCGGCATGTCCACCATGTCGGATAATGTGCCCCTGGTCATGGCCAAGACCATCCAGACCATCAAGGAAGCAACCGGCGTGGATATCGCGGAAATCATGCGTGCGGAATCCTATGATGCCAAGGTGACGAAGAACGTCAATGTATCCGGCATGGCAGAAGAAGAGGCCCGTGATGCGGTGGCTGCGGCAGCAGTGGCCGGTGTCACCGCCAAAGCATAA
- the rph gene encoding ribonuclease PH gives MERFRHRAADALRPYKIHRKFQKYPAGSVLIEMGNTKVICAATVEERVPFFLKGTGEGWITAEYSLLPSATGTRTQREAVKGKQTGRTQEIERLIGRSLRSVVDTKALGERTIMIDCDVIQADGGTRTAAITGAFVALVEACSTFYQKGNIFPVKDFLAAISVGINKEDEPILDLCYEEDSTAMVDMNVVMTGFGKFVEVQGTGEGRPFDHQELSRLLALGEKGCRELISYQKDVLGGQLVWLVGREG, from the coding sequence ATGGAGCGTTTCAGGCATCGTGCCGCTGACGCCTTGCGTCCCTATAAGATTCACCGCAAATTCCAAAAGTATCCGGCCGGTTCGGTGCTCATTGAGATGGGCAACACCAAGGTTATCTGCGCCGCCACCGTGGAAGAACGGGTGCCATTCTTTCTGAAGGGCACCGGTGAGGGCTGGATCACGGCGGAGTATTCCCTGCTGCCCAGTGCTACGGGCACCCGCACCCAGCGGGAAGCCGTCAAGGGCAAGCAGACCGGGCGCACCCAGGAGATTGAGCGCCTGATTGGCCGTTCCCTGCGCTCCGTGGTGGATACCAAGGCCCTGGGAGAGCGAACTATCATGATTGACTGCGATGTGATCCAGGCCGATGGCGGCACCCGGACCGCAGCAATCACCGGGGCTTTCGTCGCATTGGTAGAAGCCTGTTCCACCTTCTATCAGAAGGGGAATATCTTTCCGGTCAAGGACTTCCTCGCTGCCATCAGTGTAGGCATCAACAAGGAAGACGAACCAATCCTTGACCTGTGTTACGAGGAAGATTCCACCGCCATGGTGGATATGAACGTGGTGATGACGGGCTTTGGCAAGTTTGTCGAGGTGCAGGGCACTGGCGAGGGCCGGCCCTTCGATCATCAGGAACTCAGCAGGCTGCTCGCATTAGGGGAGAAGGGCTGCCGGGAGCTGATTTCCTATCAGAAGGATGTATTAGGTGGCCAGCTGGTTTGGCTGGTGGGCCGTGAAGGCTGA
- a CDS encoding coenzyme F420-0:L-glutamate ligase, producing the protein MAEEMKLIPVPTRILTEKDDIVDAIEHYTKDKIGENDLLCCAESVVAITQGRFVRPEDLEISDLAKFCCRFIPDYGSLASPHGMQSLMDVEGKWRVAFALFAGFVAKLFGKSGMFYVWGGKETAMIDDVTGTMPPFDKCIVYGPGEPYEVVKRIKERLGCFGAMIADVNDLKRSRVVGITEGTDGEIARKLLIDNPFGNASQKTPICIIKNYKQYQESK; encoded by the coding sequence ATGGCTGAAGAAATGAAACTTATTCCGGTGCCGACGCGCATCCTGACGGAAAAAGACGATATCGTGGATGCCATCGAGCATTACACGAAAGATAAGATCGGTGAGAACGACCTGCTCTGCTGCGCAGAGTCCGTTGTGGCCATCACTCAGGGCCGCTTTGTGCGCCCGGAAGACCTGGAAATCTCCGACCTGGCCAAGTTCTGCTGCCGCTTCATCCCGGACTATGGCTCTCTGGCTTCGCCTCATGGCATGCAGTCCCTGATGGACGTGGAAGGTAAATGGCGCGTGGCCTTTGCCCTGTTCGCCGGCTTTGTGGCGAAACTGTTCGGCAAGTCCGGTATGTTCTACGTTTGGGGCGGTAAAGAGACGGCTATGATCGATGACGTTACGGGTACGATGCCTCCCTTTGACAAGTGCATTGTTTACGGGCCGGGCGAACCCTATGAAGTGGTCAAGCGCATCAAAGAGCGCCTGGGCTGCTTCGGTGCCATGATCGCTGACGTCAATGACCTCAAGCGCAGCCGTGTGGTGGGCATCACCGAGGGCACGGACGGCGAAATCGCCCGTAAGCTCCTGATTGACAACCCCTTCGGCAACGCTTCCCAGAAGACGCCGATCTGCATCATCAAGAACTATAAGCAGTATCAGGAAAGCAAGTAA
- a CDS encoding metallophosphoesterase family protein has product MKVGIISDSHGDYRCIDQALAHEAAQGVELWLFAGDIAMDADYLAMVTDKEVIRVAGNNDWPGGRLPDYETADIAGHTIFLTHGHLFGVSFGLKNLAQAATDVGADIAIYGHTHMAVDTVLEDVRILNPGSISRPRDARNGSFMVMDLAADKSPCVKLIRV; this is encoded by the coding sequence ATGAAGGTAGGGATTATCAGCGACAGCCATGGTGACTATCGCTGTATTGACCAGGCTCTGGCCCATGAAGCAGCCCAGGGGGTAGAGCTTTGGCTCTTTGCTGGGGACATTGCCATGGATGCGGATTACCTGGCCATGGTGACGGACAAAGAAGTCATCAGGGTAGCGGGCAACAATGACTGGCCCGGTGGCCGGCTGCCGGATTATGAAACGGCGGATATTGCCGGTCACACCATTTTCCTGACCCATGGGCATCTCTTTGGCGTGAGCTTTGGGCTGAAGAATCTGGCACAGGCAGCCACTGACGTAGGAGCGGATATTGCGATTTATGGTCATACTCATATGGCTGTGGATACGGTGCTGGAGGATGTGCGCATCCTGAATCCCGGCAGCATTTCCCGTCCGCGGGACGCGCGCAATGGTTCCTTCATGGTGATGGATTTGGCGGCAGATAAATCTCCTTGTGTAAAATTGATAAGAGTATAA
- the sdhA gene encoding succinate dehydrogenase flavoprotein subunit has translation MANKPEKKIIVVGGGLSGLMATLKICEDGGKVDLFSYCPVKRSHSLCAQGGMNACMDTKGEHDSIYEHFDDTVYGGDFLADQLAVKGMVEAAPKLVHMFDRMGVPFTRTPEGVLDLRNFGGQKNKRTVFAGSTTGQQLLYALDEQVRRWEVKGGVKKYEFWEFIKIIKNKDGVCRGIVAQNMNSNEIQAFPADVVILATGGPGQVYGRCTASTICNGSAVSAVYQQGAEIGNPEFLQIHPTAIPGSDKNRLMSEACRGEGGRVWVYRKNPQTGEKERWYFLEDMYPAYGNLVPRDVASRAIYKVVVHMGLGMTNPNRVYLDLSHIPADYLERKLGGILEMYDDFVGQDPRKVPMEIFPSIHYSMGGIWVDREHHTNIPGLMASGECDYQYHGANRLGANSLLSATYSGTISGPEALRLARSGKLGDALTNEELEAARKECVEEFDKIRNMNGAENAHQMHHELGDIMYKYVSIERDNNGLKQCMKELHALLKRWDNIGVTDHGNWANQEAMFVRQLRNMIIYAMAITKSALQRDESRGAHAKIVLKSDYDSWDAAKKKAFDEKNGKYHFDAETGRAMTDDGNDDLLFFGRDDEKFMRTTVVSFDAANSEPEVSYREFEHSLIKPRLRNYAVAKKE, from the coding sequence ATGGCTAATAAACCTGAAAAAAAGATTATTGTCGTAGGCGGCGGCCTTTCGGGCCTCATGGCTACGCTGAAAATCTGCGAAGACGGCGGTAAGGTTGACCTCTTCTCTTATTGCCCGGTTAAGCGCTCCCACTCTCTGTGCGCACAGGGCGGCATGAACGCCTGCATGGATACCAAGGGCGAGCACGATTCCATCTATGAGCACTTCGATGATACGGTATACGGCGGTGACTTCCTGGCTGACCAGCTGGCTGTCAAAGGCATGGTTGAGGCAGCTCCGAAGCTCGTGCACATGTTTGACCGCATGGGCGTGCCCTTCACCCGTACGCCGGAAGGTGTTCTTGACCTCCGTAACTTCGGTGGCCAGAAGAACAAGCGTACTGTATTCGCCGGCTCCACCACGGGCCAGCAGCTCCTCTATGCTCTCGACGAGCAGGTTCGCCGTTGGGAAGTTAAGGGCGGCGTAAAGAAATATGAATTCTGGGAATTCATCAAGATCATCAAGAACAAAGACGGTGTTTGCCGTGGTATCGTTGCGCAGAACATGAACTCCAACGAGATCCAGGCATTCCCGGCTGATGTCGTAATCCTGGCAACGGGCGGCCCTGGCCAGGTATATGGCCGCTGCACGGCTTCTACCATCTGCAACGGTTCTGCAGTATCCGCTGTTTACCAGCAGGGCGCAGAAATCGGTAACCCCGAGTTCCTGCAGATCCATCCGACGGCTATTCCGGGTTCCGATAAGAACCGCCTGATGTCCGAAGCCTGCCGTGGTGAAGGCGGCCGCGTCTGGGTATACCGCAAGAACCCCCAGACGGGCGAAAAAGAACGCTGGTACTTCCTCGAAGACATGTATCCGGCATACGGCAACCTGGTACCCCGTGACGTTGCGTCCCGTGCCATCTACAAGGTCGTTGTGCATATGGGGCTCGGCATGACCAATCCGAACCGCGTATACCTCGATCTGTCCCATATTCCGGCTGATTACCTGGAGCGCAAACTGGGCGGTATCCTCGAAATGTACGATGATTTCGTAGGTCAGGATCCCCGTAAGGTTCCCATGGAAATCTTCCCGTCCATCCATTACTCCATGGGTGGCATCTGGGTAGACAGAGAGCATCACACCAATATCCCGGGCCTCATGGCTTCCGGCGAGTGCGATTACCAGTACCACGGTGCAAACCGTCTCGGTGCAAACTCCCTGCTGTCCGCTACTTACTCCGGCACCATCTCCGGTCCGGAAGCTCTGCGCCTTGCCCGCAGCGGCAAGCTGGGTGATGCTCTCACCAACGAAGAGCTGGAAGCAGCCCGCAAAGAGTGCGTAGAGGAATTCGACAAGATCCGCAACATGAATGGTGCTGAAAATGCTCATCAGATGCACCATGAACTGGGCGACATCATGTACAAATATGTTTCCATCGAACGCGATAACAACGGCCTCAAACAGTGCATGAAAGAACTCCATGCCCTGCTCAAACGTTGGGACAATATCGGTGTTACGGATCATGGCAACTGGGCAAACCAGGAAGCAATGTTCGTGCGCCAGCTCCGCAACATGATCATCTACGCTATGGCCATCACCAAGTCCGCTCTGCAGCGTGACGAAAGCCGCGGTGCCCATGCGAAGATCGTCCTCAAGTCCGACTATGATAGCTGGGATGCAGCCAAGAAGAAGGCCTTTGACGAGAAGAATGGCAAATACCATTTCGATGCTGAAACTGGCCGTGCTATGACGGATGATGGCAATGATGACCTGCTGTTCTTTGGCCGTGATGATGAGAAATTCATGCGCACCACGGTGGTATCTTTTGACGCTGCCAACAGTGAACCGGAAGTTTCCTATCGTGAATTCGAGCACTCTCTCATTAAGCCGCGTCTGCGTAACTACGCCGTAGCTAAGAAAGAGTAA
- a CDS encoding succinate dehydrogenase, protein MFHTTFYVRRLHSLVGLLALGMVLFEHIFTNSMALGGAPALNGALAMMELIPHPIFLGLEIGAIATPLLFHAIYGIYICLQAKNNPGRYGYVRNWQFALQRWTAWFLVVFLVWHVFYLRILTKGIAGVPISYELLQNYFVANPAYALLYIIGMFAAIFHFCNGITTFCMTWGIAKGPRVQNVVSALSMGLCAVLCLVTLAFMGSYFVM, encoded by the coding sequence ATGTTTCACACAACTTTTTACGTGCGTCGTCTGCATTCATTAGTGGGCCTCTTGGCGTTGGGCATGGTTCTCTTTGAACATATCTTCACCAACTCCATGGCTCTGGGCGGCGCTCCTGCACTTAACGGAGCCCTGGCAATGATGGAGCTCATCCCGCATCCGATCTTCCTCGGACTGGAAATTGGCGCTATTGCAACGCCTCTGCTCTTCCATGCCATCTATGGTATCTACATCTGCCTGCAGGCTAAGAACAATCCGGGCCGTTATGGCTATGTCCGCAACTGGCAGTTCGCTCTGCAGCGCTGGACGGCATGGTTCCTGGTAGTATTCCTGGTTTGGCACGTATTCTATCTGCGTATCCTGACCAAGGGCATTGCCGGTGTTCCCATTTCCTATGAACTCCTGCAGAACTACTTCGTAGCAAATCCTGCCTATGCTCTTCTCTACATCATCGGTATGTTTGCTGCCATCTTCCATTTCTGCAATGGTATCACGACCTTCTGCATGACCTGGGGTATCGCGAAAGGCCCCCGCGTCCAGAATGTGGTAAGTGCACTGAGCATGGGCCTCTGCGCTGTGCTGTGCCTCGTGACGCTGGCATTTATGGGCAGCTACTTTGTGATGTAA
- the rdgB gene encoding RdgB/HAM1 family non-canonical purine NTP pyrophosphatase codes for MKKIVIATKNAGKVREMKDAFAHLPVEVVALSEFGNLPNAIEDGETFADNAAIKARFYMEKTGCACLADDSGLEVAVLGGRPGVYSSRYAGYNAEDWANNQKMLEELCIADVEESPADYRCSLCFVDTDGTILRADGRCDGIVRKIPRGKNGFGYDPYFYTNEYAGRTMAELTFEEKDRISHRGRALRKLTQQLEEHLA; via the coding sequence ATGAAGAAGATTGTCATTGCCACGAAGAATGCAGGCAAAGTGCGGGAAATGAAAGATGCATTTGCGCATCTGCCCGTGGAAGTGGTAGCCCTGTCGGAGTTTGGGAATCTGCCCAACGCCATTGAGGATGGGGAGACCTTTGCGGATAACGCCGCCATCAAGGCCCGTTTTTATATGGAAAAGACGGGCTGCGCCTGCCTGGCCGATGATTCCGGCCTGGAAGTAGCTGTGCTGGGCGGCCGCCCGGGGGTTTATTCCTCCCGCTATGCAGGCTATAATGCCGAGGACTGGGCCAATAATCAGAAGATGCTGGAAGAACTCTGCATTGCCGATGTGGAGGAATCTCCGGCAGATTACCGCTGTTCCCTGTGCTTTGTGGACACGGATGGCACGATCCTGCGGGCCGATGGCCGCTGTGATGGCATCGTGCGGAAAATCCCCCGGGGCAAGAATGGCTTTGGCTATGATCCGTATTTCTACACCAATGAATACGCGGGCCGTACCATGGCAGAACTGACTTTCGAGGAGAAAGATCGCATCAGCCATCGCGGCCGTGCCCTGCGCAAGCTGACGCAGCAGCTGGAGGAGCATCTGGCATGA
- a CDS encoding acyl-CoA thioesterase has protein sequence MPVKIEHHVNFYDTDAMAVVHHANYIRWFEIGRVAYLRSIGITLTEMMDDGYVFPITDISAKYVSPGKFDDELIIETTATALTKAKMCFKYRILRKGTEEVLVTGKSQNVYTSKETGHIARLPEKYYTRLQAAMAEEKAAAEAQK, from the coding sequence ATGCCAGTAAAAATCGAACATCATGTAAATTTCTATGACACGGATGCTATGGCCGTTGTACATCATGCCAATTATATCCGCTGGTTTGAGATTGGCCGGGTGGCGTACCTGCGTTCCATTGGCATCACGCTGACGGAAATGATGGACGATGGCTATGTGTTCCCCATTACGGACATCAGCGCAAAATACGTTTCGCCGGGCAAATTCGATGACGAACTCATCATCGAGACCACGGCCACGGCACTGACGAAGGCGAAGATGTGTTTCAAATACCGTATCCTGCGCAAGGGGACGGAGGAAGTTCTGGTGACAGGGAAATCCCAGAATGTCTACACCAGCAAGGAGACGGGCCACATCGCCCGTCTGCCGGAAAAGTATTACACGCGTCTGCAGGCTGCCATGGCAGAGGAAAAGGCGGCCGCAGAGGCGCAAAAATAA
- a CDS encoding fumarate hydratase: MREIDAKQITETVAQMCKEAAYYLPDDVYNAMKKARETETSPVGQNVLDQIIRNAEIAKAEDRPYCQDTGMTIVFLEVGQDLHITGGLLEDAVNAGISKGYTEGYLRKSVVGEPLFNRVNTKDNTPGVIYTKIVAGDKLKITVAPKGFGSENKSGVKMLVPADGVEGVKKAVMDIILHASMNPCPPMVVGVGIGGTMDRAALLSKLALTRSVDERNPMPEYAKLEGELLELINQTGIGPQLGGNTSALAVNVEWGPTHIAGLPVAVTICCHAMRHKQRVL; encoded by the coding sequence TTGCGAGAAATCGACGCAAAACAAATCACGGAAACCGTAGCACAGATGTGCAAAGAAGCGGCCTATTACCTTCCGGATGACGTCTACAACGCCATGAAGAAGGCGCGGGAGACGGAAACTTCTCCGGTAGGTCAGAATGTCCTCGACCAGATTATCCGCAATGCGGAAATCGCCAAGGCTGAAGATCGTCCTTACTGCCAGGATACTGGTATGACGATTGTCTTCCTTGAAGTTGGTCAGGATCTGCACATTACGGGCGGTCTGTTGGAAGATGCAGTCAATGCTGGCATTTCCAAGGGCTATACCGAAGGCTACCTGCGTAAGTCCGTGGTCGGCGAGCCGCTGTTCAATCGTGTGAACACCAAGGACAATACGCCTGGCGTCATCTACACGAAGATTGTAGCAGGTGATAAGCTCAAGATTACCGTGGCACCGAAGGGCTTTGGTTCCGAGAACAAATCCGGTGTCAAGATGCTGGTGCCGGCTGATGGTGTGGAAGGTGTGAAGAAAGCGGTTATGGACATTATCCTCCATGCCAGCATGAACCCCTGCCCGCCGATGGTTGTCGGTGTTGGTATCGGCGGTACCATGGACAGAGCTGCCCTCCTTTCCAAACTGGCTCTGACGCGTTCCGTTGACGAACGTAATCCGATGCCGGAATACGCCAAACTGGAAGGCGAACTCCTCGAACTCATCAATCAGACGGGTATCGGCCCCCAGCTGGGCGGCAATACCTCGGCACTGGCTGTAAACGTAGAGTGGGGCCCCACTCATATCGCAGGCCTGCCGGTTGCAGTAACCATTTGCTGCCATGCTATGCGCCATAAACAGCGTGTACTTTGA
- the murI gene encoding glutamate racemase — MKIAFFDSGMGGLSVLHHAMKVLPHEQFVFYADEDHVPYGTKSTAEVQKFVGEAFDFLLKQDVKAIVVACNTATSVAVAEMRRRYDLPIIGMEPAAKKALDLDGTRRVLVTATPITVKGRKMELLIEKVDKDHLVDRLALPELVTFAERQEFNSPAVTDYLREQLAPFDLSKYSALVLGCTHFNYFKDTLRTLLPDNVAFVDGNEGTTNELIRRLKERNLLEHLPQQVEYFYSGRKVTDMVELERLQKCLGRLEKMYRF; from the coding sequence TTGAAGATTGCCTTTTTTGATTCCGGCATGGGAGGTTTGTCCGTTCTCCATCATGCCATGAAGGTTCTGCCCCATGAGCAGTTTGTGTTCTATGCTGACGAGGATCATGTGCCTTACGGGACGAAATCCACTGCAGAAGTCCAGAAGTTTGTGGGCGAGGCCTTTGACTTCTTATTGAAACAGGATGTAAAAGCCATCGTGGTGGCCTGTAACACGGCGACCTCCGTGGCGGTGGCAGAAATGCGCCGCCGTTATGACCTGCCCATCATCGGCATGGAACCGGCGGCGAAAAAGGCGCTGGACCTGGACGGCACCCGGCGGGTACTGGTGACAGCTACGCCGATCACAGTCAAGGGGCGCAAGATGGAACTTTTGATCGAGAAAGTCGATAAAGACCATCTGGTGGACAGGCTGGCCCTGCCGGAGCTGGTGACTTTTGCCGAGCGGCAGGAATTCAATTCCCCGGCGGTGACGGATTACCTCAGGGAGCAGTTGGCGCCCTTTGACCTGTCCAAGTATTCCGCCCTGGTGTTGGGCTGCACCCATTTCAATTATTTCAAGGACACACTGCGGACACTGCTGCCGGATAATGTCGCTTTTGTGGATGGCAATGAAGGCACAACCAATGAGCTGATCCGCCGCCTGAAGGAGCGGAATCTGCTGGAGCATCTGCCCCAGCAGGTGGAGTATTTCTACTCCGGCCGCAAGGTGACGGATATGGTGGAACTGGAGCGCCTGCAAAAATGTCTGGGCCGTCTGGAAAAGATGTATCGTTTTTGA